The Grus americana isolate bGruAme1 chromosome 29, bGruAme1.mat, whole genome shotgun sequence genome contains the following window.
AGCTCTTTCTGCTGGAAAGGCAGGCCAtcctccccaccaccctggGATTTTGCTCTGGATGCCAACAGAGAGGCACGAGTCCCACGGTAGAAAAGCCGAAGGACGCGCTTGAGATGGGAGCACGCAGCCGAGCAACCCCCGGCGCCCTCCCAGCCCCTACCCTCGGTGTGCTTGATGAtgttctccagcagcagcgggTACTTGGTCAGGCGCTGCATTTCGGAGATGATCAAGTCCTTGAGCTGCAGGCGCCGGCACTGCGGATTGCTTTCTGCTTCCTAGGGCAGCAGGAAGAGGGCAAAAACTCCGAGGTGGGATTGGGGGAAGCCAGGGGAGCGCTGGGGTGAGGAATGGCCCAGGAGAGGGACAAACCTGCATGAAGATCTGGAAACGGGTCTCCTTGCGCTGCTTGGTTTTGATCAGCTCTAGGGCGATGGATTGGTAAGAGCAGAAGTCAGCAGCAACCTGCTGGATTTCCTCTTTGGCCGGGCCGTCGAACTGGGGGGGGTGCAGAGGAGAACTGGGCTCAGGCACCCCCCGGCTTGGCCCCGAGCACCGAGTCGTCCCGAGCTCGTCTGTTCCCAGCGCAGCCATGGCCAGAGGACAAAACGTGACAGGGGGGTGACCTCCACCTCCTCTTAAAGATGTCAACCCGTCCCCTTACCCGAGACAGCATGAGATCCCCAATTTCTTTGATGATTGGTCCTTCTTCCCGGAGCTTCTTCATGGATTCGGAGAGAGAATCTGAACGAGGATGCGAGAGACAGACAGGGCTCACGTGAACGGGGCGCCAAGGCCACCCATCACTCTGTGCAAGCACCCACCGAGCTGCCGGGGGGTCCCTGCCGGCTCTCCGGCacgggtgcaggcaggaggggctgagAGCCAGATGGGCTTCGATTGCTGCCGTCACGGACACAGTGCATCAAGGAGAGTGACACTGAAAACGTGTCCTGAAAGTGTGCTACGCCAAGGGCTGGTACAGACCAGGCGTCCCAGGGGTGGACACCGGCAGAGCCCGGAAAAAAACAGGCTCTGGATTGCTcccaggagagggaaaggagaggctgGAGCAGTGAGACAGTACGATGCCGTCAGCAGGGCTGGTCCCAACGGTGGGTGACCACGCAGGAGCCCCGGGCAGCTGTGAGCCACCCTCTGCAGGGAAATATTTCCAGGGGAGAGCAGGATCCGAGCGGGAAGAAGCTTACTGTGGATTTCTATCAGGTCAGGGAGGTTGGGGAAGAGGAGCGCCAGCTCTTCCCGGGACAGCAGGCTCTCCTTCTTCATCCGCTGGTAAAAGAGGAGGTCGAGGACTCGGAGGATGCGGAGGTGAGACCCTTCAGTGGCAAAGAGCTCTGTGCGAAAGGCACAGGGGTGGAGAAGTGCCCGGGGGAGCCCCGCGGTGCTGGGGCGCGTTGCCGGACGGTCCCTCGTGTCCCCAGGATGCCTCGTGCTCCTTACCGTTGATCACCTCTTGCCGGTCGATCTCCTTCTGCGGCAGGTTGGCCACCAGCTCCCGGCTGACCGTGTGCTGCCAGTTCTGAGAGTCCAGCTCGGGCTCCAGGTCGGAGAGCTGCCCCTGCTCGTCCTCCAGGAGATGAGGCAGGAAAGGGTCCACGCCGAAACCCAGGTTGGGCGACTCGATGCTCCTGGGAGGGTGAAAGGCGGCGGTGGGAGTACTCTGCAGCCACCTGCATCCAGCCAGCCCACCCCGCAGCGCTCCCAGTACAGCCAATATCTACCTGGGCCCTATTTCGGCTTGAACCCGGGGCCTTCAGCACAAGAAGTACAAGCCTCTGACTCTTGAGCTAAAAGACTAGGTCCCCCAGCAGACATCTATATAGGTCCTTTAAGCTCCTGCGTGAGACACAAGGGAACAGAGGTGCCCCCTCGCCCCAGGAGGATGGAGAACTAACAGGGGACTCCCTCccggggcagccctgggcatcGCCTCCCCTTGTGCTCTGTCAAGGCTCGCTTACGGGGAGGGAAAAGCTAGGAAGGGACAGATGGAGCCCCTCTGGCCCCCAAAGTCGGGGTACAGCCCCGGCACACCCCTACAGTGACCCTCCTGCTCTGTAGGAAAACTGGCCCCAGGGACCCCGGCCGGCTCGGGGCAGCGCGGTAGAGACGGCAGAAAGCGAGGCTGGGGCACTCACCTGCGTCCCATCTTCGGTGTGTACGGGGGGGTGGGATTTTCCAGCGACCTGGGGAGGAATGGGAGAGTCACCCTCGTGTCCCGATGTCCCGGCTCCCCCCTCTGCCCATTGCTGCACTCCGtggggcagcacccagcagcgATTCCGTAAGCCCCTCCGGACGTGGGCCCGGTTCTACTGGCTGCAAGAGGGGTTCGGGGCACAAACGGGGATTAAACCCCAATTCTGTTTTTCCCTGGCAAACAGGGGCCAGGAGGCTCTGCAGACGGCTGGGTGCTGCGGGGCCAGGACCACCCCGTTCTGCGTGGCTGCGGCTTGGTCTTGACCCACAGATTTAGCAAAAGCTTTCACAAAAGACAGTGTCTCAGCCCAAGGGGTTCAGCTTTTGGAATCCCAGCCGCCCCAGCTCCCCTTTGAAGCCAAACACGCCCAGGGGAACCCAGGTCCTCCCCGAGATGCCCGGGGCTCAGACAGCATCTCCCACCttgtggacaggctggaagcAGAAGACGATGCCGACTGGTGAAGCCTCGTGGCCTCGGCCGCGGCATCCATGTCCACATCGCTACGGGACCGAGGCACGTTTTCTGCTTTCCGggatttcttcatttcctcccGGCCTTTCAAGCTCTCCGAGCGGCCCAGCTTGACCTCAGCACGGGAACTGCAGGAGGGAGACAAAGCCGAGAACAAGCTGAGCTTGGTGGGACAAGCAAGGATGTCCCTGCGCACGTAAACCCCCCAAAAACTGCTGCGGGACCCCCGAAAGCACAAGCTGCCCCCCATGCTTCCCCCTGCCCTACCTGTCTGACTCCAGCAGGTCCTCGGGGAAGCTGCCGGTGGAGAGCCGCTGGGTGCCGGGCTCCTGGCTCTCGTAATGCTGGTTGTTCTCAAAGTGCTGGATGATGTTCCTCACATTGCCGGGTTTGACTGCTGGGGCAAAAGCAAGGAAGCAACCCCAGTGAGATCAGGCTGCGCGCGGCTGGGCAGGAGACGCCGGTGCTGCCGCCCATCCCGCGGCACCGTGGCCTCGGCTGTCTGCCCGGCGGAGCCCCGTCCAGCTCGGGCCGCGGAGGCGAAGGCGCCGGCACATCGCGACCGCTCACCCAGCTTCCTCGGGGAGATGTGCTGAGCGGGCGCCCGGGATGCTCAAGCGATGAGCAAGAACAGCCGGCCACCACGGGCAGCCCTCCTCCCggaccccacagcacccatccGAGCCCACCCCAACACCCGGTGCCACAACGCTGGGGTAGCTTGGAGGGGGgacacaaaataaaactaaggACATGAGGTGAATGGCGAACAAAAGAAAAGGCCTTTTACCTTCAACAGGGGACAAAGGGACATGaaatgctgaaaggaaaaacaaaaatgagatgTCAAATCAATCCTGCATTTCAGCAACAGAGGAGGCAAACAGGGAACGTGCGAGCTAACGACATGAGAACTGAAAGtagaaggggagaaagaggaacaCAGGCACACACGTGtacacacacgtacacacacacgcgcacgtGTACACACTTGCTCTCCACCACCTCAGCCTCCCCCAGGAGCTGCGGCACTTTGCAGACACAGCGAGCAGCCTGCACGCCTGCAGGACGGGGTACAGAGGATAAATTTGGGGGgagagctcagctctgctccctccccgcTCGGACAGTGGAGACAACAGGTTTCCAGCGAGTGgctgaggagagcagagggTGGCCGATGCGAAGGGCCAGCTGCTGGGTGAAGGGGAGTCCCACGGGTGCCAAAAGCCACCCCATGGCTGCAGATCTCCTCCAGGCAGCGGGGAGGCTGGTGAGTACAGCACCCCAGAAGGTCCCGATACTCACTGCTCTGGGAGGAGATTTTGGGCTTCCCAATGTACTTGAGGATGGGGTTGCGCTTCTTGTCTTCCATGGCATCCTTGTCCTtcttggtgctgctgctctgttggGACACCCGAGAGGAGCATTGATAAAAACACACGTCACCGCACGGACCCCGAGAGCGTCCCCGACCTTCACCCGCTGCAGCGTGAGTCGTTGGGGAAGGGCCGGGGCCGGGATCCGGCGCTGCCCTGGCGCTAAGCAGCTCTCCAAGGCCTGGGGGCAGATGGTGATCTCTGGAGAACCCCTCCCCGGGTCGCCTCAAAAGATCCCTGCAGCAAAAGCCTGGCCCTGGGGCAGAGAGAGTGGCTGCCACCCACCTTCTTGGCCTTGGGGAAGAAGGGCAGCCACTTGTCCCTGTCTGGGAGGGACTGGGCCTTCTCGCTGGTGCCGGCCACCCGGGGCTCCCGGCTGCGGATGCCTGTGTGGTTCATATACGTGCTGAGGGCAAAGGCCATGGGggagctggaagagaggagagcgTGAGGCTGCAGATCCGACACCAGGACAGGGCACCGCAGGTCAGGGGAGACAACGGGAGGAGGCCGGGACACCCCACAGGGCTCTGGGGGGGAGAGAGGGTCCGtccatccccaggcaggagaggaTGCCCGGGTTGGGATGCAGGGCAAGCgagaagggaggaaaggcaAGCAGCAGTTTAAGAGGGCGAGCTGGGGCGGCAGGGCctgggagggagctgcagcCGGTGCACCAGGACCCCGAGGTAAGAGTTCACCCTTCCCCAGGACCAGCCTGAGAGCCCACGGGGATGTGCCTGGCACCGGGAGAGGGTGCCGGAAGCCAGCACGGGAAGGGGATGCTCCTGCGACTcctctccttttgcctcctCAGCTAACGACTGTAAGGCAGTCGCATCCGGACGCGCTCCCCCTGTGCCCCAGGGCCACTCACCTCCTGTCCTCTTCATATTTTGAcctggaaagagagagatgggGAGAGATGAAAGAGTTTGTTTGGACCAGGCTCCTCTACCCAGCACCAAGCCCTCTGTCCCACCATGCTCCCTGCCCCTCAGCACACCCAGCGCCTGCTCCAAActctccttcccacctccaACAGTAAACGTATGGATCGAGCAGGATCAAGGAGCAGAGCTAAGCTTGTGTCCGATCCCCTTCCCCACGTCCTCGCCCCAAATCCAGGCAGAGAGGCGCTCCCCCACATGCAGGGCAGGGAATCTCCGCGGTAGCCTGGCACTCACAGTATGTCGCCCAGCTGGGCCAGCTGCTTCTCAGCCACTTGCCGCTCCTTCTGGGGGTCCCCATCCAGGTCCAAGAGGTCGTTCTCCCCGTACAGGCTCCCCAGGCCCATGGTGCGCTTTGTTCTGCAGAGGACAAGGGTCAGGACCACGAGCCCTGGAACCAGCCACCTGCACCGGCAGGAGCCCCTCGAGCTCTGCAGGACACCCGGGCAGCTGTGATACCTGTAGTCCTGGATCTGCTCCTGTATCTCGGGCATCACCATCTCCTGAGCTTCAAAGAGGGCGGCTCGGACATCGTCTCCATTCCTCAGGCGAGTCTCTGGGGACGGGAGAGGAGAATCGGTGTCACCAGCCATGCTCAGCGTGTAAGGAAAGGCAgagtggggcaggcagggagaccGCAGAACCTCTCTACCAGCCTGCCCCGGCCAGATCGCAGCCCCCTTGTTTGCTGGTTTCCAGGCTGGGACAACCTGCCTCTCATTTTGCACACCCAGGCTGGGATACCTGCCCATAACAAGAACCCCGGGACCCCCAGGATCAAGCTGGGGAAGCGCTCAGGAGCCCCAGTCCCAAACTGGGACATCCTCTCTAAGAGGGCAACAGGCCAAGTCCTGCAGAAGTCCCTTGGGATCCTGATTTGGCACCTTAACGAACAGCCCGTGTTCAGGGCGAAGGTGCCCTGGGCCGCGGCACACGGCCTGGGAGCCCCTCACTCACCGATCTCAGCCAGGAGCTGCTCAGACACTTTCACTCggagaggctggggagggaaggcagaacAGAGGAACGGCTCAGCACCGGTTCACTTTCCCCGTGCAGCGAGCACGGCTGGACGGAGCTGGGGATACGGTGCGCACACCAGAGCCACGCTCAAGCCAGCGTGGAGATGGTGCCCCGTGCTCCTGCACCATTGCCCCGTGGCAATTTCTGCAGCCAGAGGGGCGAGAGCTGGGACTCTCACACACcaagcacccagcacccatcccaGCACCCAACACGCGACCGTCTCCAGAGCAGCGTAACGAGATCCCGCTCCCTCCGAGCGGGCACCGGGCCCCAGGAGCGCTAACGGGAGCGCCTCGTCCTCGCTGCCAGgaccctcctctcctgcctgcaccgagCTTCCAGGCACAGGGGCAGCTGCGGTTGTGCAACGCGTGGGTACGTGCCTTACGCAACCGCTTGTACCGATGCGGAGGAACCAGCAGCAACAAAGCAATGTCAGTGGcaaaaatgccattaaaaaaaagcattcccaCGCAAGGGACACGACACCTAACGTTGGATTTCCAGCTGATCCCCTCCAGGGACAAGGATTCCTGTGCAGGCTCACAGCCGAGACCTGCTCTTACCGCGTTCCTGTCCAAGAAGATATTCCAGATGTCCTTCCCCAAGACCCGGGAATCCTTGGCGGTCGTCTGCTGGCAAACGTCCGTGCATAAGTAGAAAAGCTGCAAGGGGGGGAGAGCAGAGTGGgcagcggaggaggaggaaggtttaGAAGCAGGGAGGTGAAAGGCTCAGTGAAGTGGCGCCCGTATGGCCATGAAACAGGAAACGATCGCCGGGGTCTGGGGAGGGCAGCACCCCACTGTGCCACgcctgggaggaaggggaggaagtgTAACCCTACGCTGTGTTTCCCTCTCACGTGCACGCTCAGCTGTGGGAACCActggctggcagctgcctgcagcaggcagctggagaCCAGgcgggtgcaggcagctgccttagCCTCAGGCAGCCTTCGGCAGAAGGGCAAGACGGAGTTTTGCGGATGGGCTCAGCAAACCAGCACCACCCTGCGCTCACCCGGAGGAGGGGACGGTGCCAAATATGCCGCCCCGTTtgcacccccctgccctgcctcgcTCGGCGCCGGCGTCGGTGCCGCCGGCGGGTCCCTTACCAGGGGGCTGGGATCTGCCTGGGAGAGGATGTAGCGCAAGAAGACCCCCAGATGTGCCGGCCGGGATTTCAGCTTGCCCAGGTCCTGGAAGAGGGAGTCACACTGCGCAGAGAAGGGACCAGAGGAGAAGAAGCCGGTTAGGAAGGAAAGGAATTAACTCCTCCAGTTCAGGCCCGTCCCACAGCTCAGCACCAGGGTAAATCTTCACCTCCCGCACCCCTTTCCTCACCCCAGCCTGGCGCTCGCTTTCCCCAGACCAGCCCGGCCCTGGATGTCCCCTGGGAGGATTTCTAAATGCCACCAGGTGCCAGGGCATCGAGGGGGGGACAGCACCGTCCCCTAAGGAGAGGGGACAAAAGCCAAGAGCACCGGTACCTCGTTATTGAAATATCCTGGGTCACAATCCTCCTCCGGCCCGATGATGAGGGGTCGTCCTGTCCGGTCCAACCCCTGCCAGGGAGAGGGGACAGAGTTAGGAGGCAAATGCCCGGTTTTGGGGTGACGCCTTCGCCCTCCCTGCGGCACCCACCCCGCCAGCTCCCAAGGGACGCTTGGGCCGGGTCTGATCGGGTCGAGGCACCCGTCGGATGCCCTGGCCATGCAGTGTGACCCCCCCACCCGGCCCCAACCCACCTGCTCGGCAGAGGGGGCGAAGGCGGTGTCGGAGCCCTGCCGGCGATGGTGCTGGAAGAGGCGGGTGGTGATGATCGGGGAGGTTCGTGGGCTGTCCAGGCCGTGGTCGGAGAGGACGGAGTTGCGGTTCAGGGAGATCTGCTCGGGACGGCAGCGCAGGCGTCAAGGGACACGGAGACAGCCAGGTCCCACGCCGggggctgccgctgctgctCACCCAACTCAGCAGAGGCACTCGGGGCCGTCTCGTAAGCAGTTTCCAGGTCAGAGACCATAAAGGGAGACAGGCCCAGGGAACTTGGAaaccacaacccccccccagggccctcAGAAAAACTTTAAGATTAGGACCACAAGCCAGATACTTTGGAGTGCTCCTCATTTTGGGGCAGTCACGCCAGGCAAAGCACTACAAGCCCAAGAAATTCAGAGCCAAGACCGCATTACAAGAAATTCGGCTGCTTCAGATGGCAAACAAATAATTGCAATTGCAAAGGCAGGTCCTCGACCCCTAAGGTGCACAGAGCCATCCATCCGGGCTCTTCTCCCCACTCCCAGGGCCCAGCAGAAGTTGGGGTGGGCTCCCCATGGCCGCAGTAACCCTGCTCTCACCTCGCTCACGGAGGGGAACCGGTCCGTCCCGGACTCCAACCCGTTGTCACCATCCTGTGAGTCCAGGGAGATGCggcctgggagcagaggagaggctGACCCGCGTGTTCAGGAGACGGGGACGCGGGGACGGTCAGAGCCACCAGCACAACTCACCTTCCATCACCCTGAAACCAGCCAAGCCGGAGTCGCTGCACAGCCGCCCCGAATCCTGCAATACGAGGAGGTGTGTTGGACCGGTGGGACGTTCCCCGGCACACAGGGACACTGGGGCGCAGGGTCAGGGATGGGCCAGCCGCAGCAGGTCCCACCGCAGCAGGTTTTGGCAACCAGGGACGTCTCCGTCGCTGAGCCCACCGCTTCAGGAGGGTCTCCCCAGGCTCCAGCCAGGCTcggagggagctgggaggatGGCAGGAGCCCCGAACCGGGGGTAATCCCACTTATTCCACGTACCACGGAGCCACCAGTCTCCTGGAGGATTTTAAGCTGCAGCTGGCTGACCCGCCGGCGCGCTCCCTCGATCTGCTCCTCCACCGCGGTGGCAGGGTTTCGGCTGTACGCCTCGTAGAAACGCTGAGCGGAGAAACGAGGGGGGACGTTCACACCGACCGCAACCCCGTAAGCCCTGTCCCACTGCCCACGAGGAAACGGGGCTGAGCAGGTCGGCGGGACGATAGGCCGAGGCGTTCGCAGGTCACGGTGTGCTGCAAGTGCCGGGAAGCCAGGACAGCACCACGGCAGCACCAAGAAAAAGAGCCGTGCCACCGCCATACCTGTaactctgcctcctcctgccgcAGCATGTTCCGGAGAATCTGCGTCGCGTGCTTCTGGACTTCGGGGTCCTGTAATTTTGGATGGACGCAAAGAAACGGGCTGAGCTttgccctcctcctgcccagcgTGCTGGGCGGTGGGGGGACAGAGCAGGGTGTCGGGGCGGACAGCTGGGTTTGCTACCTGCAGGGGTTTGGGGTCGGTGATGCGCTGCGGCGGAGGAAGCGGCGGCGGAGGAGGTGGTGGGGGACAGGCAAGGGTGACACGGGGAGCCCCCGCCGCGTTCATGTCTTGCTGAGAACTGGAGAGCCCCACcgagggagggggagagcccAGGAGGGTCAGAGCGACGTAGGCACCGGCTGGAAAAATTTGGGAGTGGGAAAGGGAGGGTGAGAAAGATTCCCGTTATTCATTCTCTGGACCTACAACATCCAATGGGTGTCACGGCATAGGGGTGGGCATGTCCCTGTCCCCGCTGTGGCGGGTGCTACCCTGGCCCACCCTGCAAACACTCACTGGAAGGATCGAAACggattttcccattttttcccaaGAATCAAGACCTGCCCTTGGGTGGGACCTCACGCTCTCCCGGGCTGGGAAGGAATGAGGTGCCCCTCTCCGTGCTGCAAGGCTGGTGACACACTGATTTGTCTTTTTAGGACCCTCTACGGGGCAGACCGTAACCCTGTGGGTGCAAGAGGTGGGAGCTGGCTGCCACCAGTCTCTAACAGCCCGATGGAAGCCTGATCCTGCCCCCTCCTCTCATCCGTAGCAACCTGGGCACGATGGCGTGGGGCGGCcggggcagagcagccaggcggTGGGGACCCGGGGTGAGAAGGAGCCGCCGCAGGTCCCTGGCCATACTCACATTTGATTAACTTCACCACTTCGAGGTGAGAGCAGTTGGTCACCATCGTGCCGTTCAcctgggagaggaaagaaagggtcagacaggctggggggggggggagcagggcgTGCGGCCCCGCGCGGAACAGCAGCAGGGGCGACAGATGGGGGTGCTCACCTTGACTATCCGGtccccctcctgcaccccagctcTCATGGCTGCCCCCCCTGTGacacagggaggagagagaggcatCAAGAGGGCTGGAGGGACAACAGATGGAGCCAGGGGCTCCCCCTCGCCGGTCCCAGATTGTCCTGGCACATTCGGTGCCATTTGTCCTGCCAGGgcggggacatggggaccaCCAGGCACGTATTTCCCGCAGGACGAGGCTGGTGACCGAGCCTTGGGTGCTTTACGCACAACACCCAGCACACGTTCAGCTCCCGGCTCGTCCAGAGAAGCCCTCCCGTGCTCTCCCAGCCAGATCCCAGCCTTTTCCACCCGCCTCGGGATGGGCGAGGGGGCCCCAACCTGTTACCCCACCATCCGGGTTGGCTCCGACACATCTAGAGAGCCACCACGTGCCTGGATCCAAAGGCAGGAGCGGGGCCCAGGAAGAACACcactgctctgcctcctctccccctgcctGCTCTTTAACAAAGCCGCCGAGGTTGGAATACATGAAAAATTCACTTTTCCTAAAGCCAAAACCAAgaggaaaatgtttccattagGTTCA
Protein-coding sequences here:
- the ARHGEF11 gene encoding rho guanine nucleotide exchange factor 11 isoform X3, with the translated sequence MSVRPPQALDRLSSLSSLGDSSSERRSPGHHRQPSDSSETTGLVQRCVIIQKDQHGFGFTVSGDRVVLVQSVRPGGAAMRAGVQEGDRIVKVNGTMVTNCSHLEVVKLIKSGAYVALTLLGSPPPSVGLSSSQQDMNAAGAPRVTLACPPPPPPPPLPPPQRITDPKPLQDPEVQKHATQILRNMLRQEEAELQRFYEAYSRNPATAVEEQIEGARRRVSQLQLKILQETGGSVDSGRLCSDSGLAGFRVMEGRISLDSQDGDNGLESGTDRFPSVSEISLNRNSVLSDHGLDSPRTSPIITTRLFQHHRRQGSDTAFAPSAEQGLDRTGRPLIIGPEEDCDPGYFNNECDSLFQDLGKLKSRPAHLGVFLRYILSQADPSPLLFYLCTDVCQQTTAKDSRVLGKDIWNIFLDRNAPLRVKVSEQLLAEIETRLRNGDDVRAALFEAQEMVMPEIQEQIQDYRTKRTMGLGSLYGENDLLDLDGDPQKERQVAEKQLAQLGDILSKYEEDRSSPMAFALSTYMNHTGIRSREPRVAGTSEKAQSLPDRDKWLPFFPKAKKSSSTKKDKDAMEDKKRNPILKYIGKPKISSQSTVKPGNVRNIIQHFENNQHYESQEPGTQRLSTGSFPEDLLESDSSRAEVKLGRSESLKGREEMKKSRKAENVPRSRSDVDMDAAAEATRLHQSASSSASSLSTRSLENPTPPYTPKMGRRSIESPNLGFGVDPFLPHLLEDEQGQLSDLEPELDSQNWQHTVSRELVANLPQKEIDRQEVINELFATEGSHLRILRVLDLLFYQRMKKESLLSREELALLFPNLPDLIEIHNSLSESMKKLREEGPIIKEIGDLMLSRFDGPAKEEIQQVAADFCSYQSIALELIKTKQRKETRFQIFMQEAESNPQCRRLQLKDLIISEMQRLTKYPLLLENIIKHTEAGTSEHDKLCRARDQCRDILKYVNEAVKRAENRHRLEGYQKRLDATSLERTSNPLATEFKSLDLTSRRMIHEGPLTWRISKDKTVDLHVLLLEDLLVLLQKQDEKLVLKCHSKMALGSSDNKQTFSPVLKLNSVLIRSVATDKRALFIICTSELGPQIYELVALTSSEKNTWMELLEEAVQSATRNATFPPKRRTPEPSRAAPSGLVLQDPDVSPILSRGASSGAEAEDCSSADDNPTVLLDREKPQALLEEPVSSEVEEGEEELPAAPLPAGAGVEAADTLPMERPGPPTRLPLPGPGGAEGLAEAALEDVENLRLLILRRLLPCRDAEPEDDLTPTPSVIGGAGQAWDSVLSSQDSASQEVLAEPPSAAEDTKPRSSREETDETGPAAEEPSSYKVVRKAQAEGAKEATPSPGSSQSETELQEGGGANVDGNYFYVSMPTGPPQPTAPDPAPPPSPPRGSPQEAPTRPSPAEGSPDPPAPLRDVDLIFRTIEQLTLKLNRLKAVETAHRELLRSLGRSSSADATPLGGSAPEIDGWSQRPPSPNGDSPLSRTLRSLQGPTTNAPGSRAPLAEDPARDAGL
- the ARHGEF11 gene encoding rho guanine nucleotide exchange factor 11 isoform X5, encoding MSVRPPQALDRLSSLSSLGDSSSERRSPGHHRQPSDSSETTGLVQRCVIIQKDQHGFGFTVSGDRVVLVQSVRPGGAAMRAGVQEGDRIVKVNGTMVTNCSHLEVVKLIKSGAYVALTLLGSPPPSVGLSSSQQDMNAAGAPRVTLACPPPPPPPPLPPPQRITDPKPLQDPEVQKHATQILRNMLRQEEAELQRFYEAYSRNPATAVEEQIEGARRRVSQLQLKILQETGGSVDSGRLCSDSGLAGFRVMEGRISLDSQDGDNGLESGTDRFPSVSEISLNRNSVLSDHGLDSPRTSPIITTRLFQHHRRQGSDTAFAPSAEQGLDRTGRPLIIGPEEDCDPGYFNNECDSLFQDLGKLKSRPAHLGVFLRYILSQADPSPLLFYLCTDVCQQTTAKDSRVLGKDIWNIFLDRNAPLRVKVSEQLLAEIETRLRNGDDVRAALFEAQEMVMPEIQEQIQDYRTKRTMGLGSLYGENDLLDLDGDPQKERQVAEKQLAQLGDILSKYEEDRSSPMAFALSTYMNHTGIRSREPRVAGTSEKAQSLPDRDKWLPFFPKAKKSSSTKKDKDAMEDKKRNPILKYIGKPKISSQSTFHVPLSPVEAVKPGNVRNIIQHFENNQHYESQEPGTQRLSTGSFPEDLLESDSSRAEVKLGRSESLKGREEMKKSRKAENVPRSRSDVDMDAAAEATRLHQSASSSASSLSTRSLENPTPPYTPKMGRRSIESPNLGFGVDPFLPHLLEDEQGQLSDLEPELDSQNWQHTVSRELVANLPQKEIDRQEVINELFATEGSHLRILRVLDLLFYQRMKKESLLSREELALLFPNLPDLIEIHNSLSESMKKLREEGPIIKEIGDLMLSRFDGPAKEEIQQVAADFCSYQSIALELIKTKQRKETRFQIFMQEAESNPQCRRLQLKDLIISEMQRLTKYPLLLENIIKHTEAGTSEHDKLCRARDQCRDILKYVNEAVKRAENRHRLEGYQKRLDATSLERTSNPLATEFKSLDLTSRRMIHEGPLTWRISKDKTVDLHVLLLEDLLVLLQKQDEKLVLKCHSKMALGSSDNKQTFSPVLKLNSVLIRSVATDKRALFIICTSELGPQIYELVALTSSEKNTWMELLEEAVQSATRNATFPPKRRTPEPSRAAPSGLVLQDPDVSPILSRGASSGAEAEDCSSADDNPTVLLDREKPQALLEEPVSSEVEEGEEELPAAPLPAGAGVEAADTLPMERPGPPTRLPLPGPGGAEGLAEAALEDVENLRLLILRRLLPCRDAEPEDDLTPTPSVIGGAGQAWDSVLSSQDSASQEVLAEPPSAAEDTKPRSSREETDETGPAAEEPSSYKVVRKGNYFYVSMPTGPPQPTAPDPAPPPSPPRGSPQEAPTRPSPAEGSPDPPAPLRDVDLIFRTIEQLTLKLNRLKAVETAHRELLRSLGRSSSADATPLGGSAPEIDGWSQRPPSPNGDSPLSRTLRSLQGPTTNAPGSRAPLAEDPARDAGL
- the ARHGEF11 gene encoding rho guanine nucleotide exchange factor 11 isoform X4, yielding MSVRPPQALDRLSSLSSLGDSSSERRSPGHHRQPSDSSETTGLVQRCVIIQKDQHGFGFTVSGDRVVLVQSVRPGGAAMRAGVQEGDRIVKVNGTMVTNCSHLEVVKLIKSGAYVALTLLGSPPPSVGLSSSQQDMNAAGAPRVTLACPPPPPPPPLPPPQRITDPKPLQDPEVQKHATQILRNMLRQEEAELQRFYEAYSRNPATAVEEQIEGARRRVSQLQLKILQETGGSVDSGRLCSDSGLAGFRVMEGRISLDSQDGDNGLESGTDRFPSVSEISLNRNSVLSDHGLDSPRTSPIITTRLFQHHRRQGSDTAFAPSAEQGLDRTGRPLIIGPEEDCDPGYFNNECDSLFQDLGKLKSRPAHLGVFLRYILSQADPSPLLFYLCTDVCQQTTAKDSRVLGKDIWNIFLDRNAPLRVKVSEQLLAEIETRLRNGDDVRAALFEAQEMVMPEIQEQIQDYRTKRTMGLGSLYGENDLLDLDGDPQKERQVAEKQLAQLGDILSKYEEDRSSPMAFALSTYMNHTGIRSREPRVAGTSEKAQSLPDRDKWLPFFPKAKKSSSTKKDKDAMEDKKRNPILKYIGKPKISSQSIKPGNVRNIIQHFENNQHYESQEPGTQRLSTGSFPEDLLESDSSRAEVKLGRSESLKGREEMKKSRKAENVPRSRSDVDMDAAAEATRLHQSASSSASSLSTRSLENPTPPYTPKMGRRSIESPNLGFGVDPFLPHLLEDEQGQLSDLEPELDSQNWQHTVSRELVANLPQKEIDRQEVINELFATEGSHLRILRVLDLLFYQRMKKESLLSREELALLFPNLPDLIEIHNSLSESMKKLREEGPIIKEIGDLMLSRFDGPAKEEIQQVAADFCSYQSIALELIKTKQRKETRFQIFMQEAESNPQCRRLQLKDLIISEMQRLTKYPLLLENIIKHTEAGTSEHDKLCRARDQCRDILKYVNEAVKRAENRHRLEGYQKRLDATSLERTSNPLATEFKSLDLTSRRMIHEGPLTWRISKDKTVDLHVLLLEDLLVLLQKQDEKLVLKCHSKMALGSSDNKQTFSPVLKLNSVLIRSVATDKRALFIICTSELGPQIYELVALTSSEKNTWMELLEEAVQSATRNATFPPKRRTPEPSRAAPSGLVLQDPDVSPILSRGASSGAEAEDCSSADDNPTVLLDREKPQALLEEPVSSEVEEGEEELPAAPLPAGAGVEAADTLPMERPGPPTRLPLPGPGGAEGLAEAALEDVENLRLLILRRLLPCRDAEPEDDLTPTPSVIGGAGQAWDSVLSSQDSASQEVLAEPPSAAEDTKPRSSREETDETGPAAEEPSSYKVVRKAQAEGAKEATPSPGSSQSETELQEGGGANVDGNYFYVSMPTGPPQPTAPDPAPPPSPPRGSPQEAPTRPSPAEGSPDPPAPLRDVDLIFRTIEQLTLKLNRLKAVETAHRELLRSLGRSSSADATPLGGSAPEIDGWSQRPPSPNGDSPLSRTLRSLQGPTTNAPGSRAPLAEDPARDAGL